In a single window of the Salmo trutta chromosome 23, fSalTru1.1, whole genome shotgun sequence genome:
- the LOC115159279 gene encoding ras-specific guanine nucleotide-releasing factor 2-like isoform X3, which yields MQKSVRYNEGHALYLSLVARKEGTKRGILSKKTTENSRWNDKYFALYQNVLFYFENDQSTRPSGIYLLEGCTCERVPAPKGATVSKDMVDKQQHYFLVVFGHDGQKPLELRTEEESDCKKWVESIQQASYSDIIIEREVLMQKYIHLVQIMETEKVAANQLRTQLEDQDTEIERLKAEIVLLNKAKERMLPYQTNQEEEDPDIKKIKKVQSFMRGWLCRRKWKIIVQDYICSPHAENMRKRNHIVFNMVEAETEYVCQLSVLVNFFLRPLRMAASSKKPPISHDDVSSIFLNSETIMFLHEIFHQGLKARIANWPTLVLADLFDILLPMLNIYQEFVRNHQYSLQVLANCKQNRDLDKLLKQYEANAACEGRMLETFLTYPMFQIPRYIITLHELLAHTPHEHVERKSLEFAKSKLEELSKMMHDEVSDTENIRKNLAIERMIVEGCDILLDTSQTFVRQGSLIQLPSSSERGMLSKVRLGSLSLRKEGERQCFLFTKHFLVCTRTSGGKLHLLKQGGVLSLIECTLVEELDANDEDYNAGGQGFNHLEFKIVVEPPDGPAFSVVLLAPSRQEKAAWTSDISQCIDNIRCNGLMTSVFEENSKVTVPHMIKSDARLHKDDVDICFSKTLNSCKVPQIRYASVERLLERLTDLRFLSIDFLNTFLHTYRIFTTAAVVMDKLADIYKKPFTSIPVRSLELFFATNQGTWGGEHLNNKSPRLCRKFSSPPPLTIPSRTSSPVHSRKLSLSSPVSSKVGVLDLSTPSSSAANSPTSSHPPSISSPPPNATKPPSGFSSPPPTSTRAPSGFSSPPPTCTRAPSLPTVLGVSTSPPTTTKALLELSRPIGSPEPVPPTPEEGGDMPRIDAFCGKLRRSIRRAVLETVSLEKFLPESNPQVSEDRVPLTESPCRSPSTPRHMRYRQSGGSTGENNRGTMSPASAFAIATAAAGHGSSQGFNNSERTCDKEFIIRRAATNRVLNVLRHWVSKHSQDFEMNSELKVGVMALLEEVLRDPDLLPQERKATGNILSALSQDEQDDAQLKIEDILQTAECPKAECFESLSAMELAEQITLLDHIVFRSIPYEEFLGQGWMKLDKSERTPYIMKTSQHFNDMSNLVASQIIAHTDVGSRANSIEKWLAVADICRCLNNYNGVLEITSALNRSAIYRLKKTWAKVCKQTKSLMDRLQKTVSSEGRFKNLRETLKNCNPPCVPYLGMYLTDLAFIEEGTPNFTEEGLVNFSKMRMISHIIREIRQFQGAPYRIEHQAKVTQFLLDKTLVMDEDTLYELSLKIEPRIPPG from the exons TTACTCTGACATCATCATTGAGCGCGAGGTCCTGATGCAGAAGTACATCCACCTGGTCCAAATCATGGAGACAGAGAAGGTGGCGGCCAACCAGCTACGCACCCAGCTAGAGGACCaggacacagagatagagaggctGAAAgcagag ATCGTGCTGTTGAACAAGGCCAAGGAGAGAATGCTGCCTTACCAGACCaaccaggaggaggaggacccAGACATTAAAAAGATCAAAAAGGTCCAGAGTTTCATGCGAGGCTGGCTGTGTCGGAGGAAGTGGAAGATCATCGTCCAGGACTACATCTGTTCCCCCCACGCTGAGAACATGAGGAAGAGGAACCACATTGTGTTCAACATGGTGGAGGCAGAGACCGAGTACGTCTGCCAGCTCTCTGTCCTGGTCAACTTCTTCCTCAGGCCGCTACGTATGGCAGCCAGCTCCAAGAAACCTCCCATCAGCCACGATGACGTTAGCAGCATCTTCCTCAACAG TGAGACCATCATGTTCCTCCATGAGATCTTTCATCAGGGCCTGAAGGCTCGGATAGCCAACTGGCCTACTCTGGTGCTGG cGGACCTGTTTGACATCCTGCTGCCCATGCTGAACATCTACCAGGAGTTTGTGAGGAACCACCAGTACAGCCTGCAGGTGCTGGCCAACTGTAAACAGAACAGGGACTTGGACAAGCTGCTGAAGCAGTATGAGGCGAACGCTGCCTGTGAGGGACGCATGCTGGAGACCTTCCTCACGTACCCCATGTTCCAG ATCCCTCGTTACATCATCACTCTCCATGAGCTGCTGGCACACACGCCTCATGAGCACGTGGAGCGCAAGAGCCTGGAGTTCGCCAAGTCCAAACTAGAGGAGCTGTCAAA GATGATGCATGATGAGGTGAGCGATACAGAGAACATTCGTAAGAATCTGGCCATCGAGAGAATGATCGTAGAAGGCTGTGACATATTACTGGATACCAGCCAGACCTTTGTCAGACagg GCTCTCTGATCCAGCTCCCATCCAGCAGTGAACGGGGCATGCTCAGTAAGGTCCGTCTGGGCTCTCTGTCCCTCAGGAAGGAAGGAGAACGACagtgcttcctgtttacaaaacACTTCCTTGTCTGCACACGCACCTCCGGGGGAAAGCTGCACCTGCTCAAG CAGGGTGGGGTGTTGTCCCTAATAGAATGTACCCTTGTAGAGGAGCTGGATGCCAACGATGAGGACT ACAATGCAGGAGGTCAGGGTTTCAACCACCTGGAGTTTAAAATCGTGGTGGAACCCCCTGATGGCCCCGCCTTCTCTGTCGTCCTATTGGCTCCCTCTCGCCAGGAGAAAGCTGCCTGGACCAGTGACATCAGTCAG tgtaTAGATAATATCCGCTGTAATGGCCTGATGACCAGCGTATTTGAGGAGAACTCTAAAGTAACTGTGCCGCACATGATCAA GTCGGACGCACGGCTGCACAAAGATGATGTGGACATCTGCTTCAGCAAGACGCTCAACTCCTGCAAGGTCCCCCAGATCCGCTACGCCAGCGTGGAGCGGCTgctggagagactgactgaccTGCGCTTCCTCTCTATCGATTTCCTCAACACCTTCCTCCACACGTACAGGATCTTTACTACCGCTGCTGTGGTCATGGACAAACTGGCCGACATATACAAGAAACCTTTTACCTCTATACCGGTCAG GTCTCTGGAGTTGTTCTTTGCCACCAACCAGGGGACGTGGGGAGGTGAGCACCTCAACAACAAATCTCCCCGTCTCTGCCGCaagttctcctctcctcctcctctcaccatccCCTCCCGCACCTCCTCCCCGGTTCACTCCCGCAaactctcgctctcctccccggTCTCCTCCAAGGTAGGAGTCCTAGACCTCTCCACCCCTTCCTCCTCTGCTGCTAACTCCCCCActtcctctcaccctccctccatctcctctccccctcccaatGCCACCAAGCCCCCTTCAGGgttttcctcccctcctcccacctCCACTCGGGCTCCATCGGGCTTCTCGTCCCCCCCTCCCACCTGCACGCGGGCTCCCAGCCTGCCAACAGTCCTGGGggtctccacctcccctcccaccaccacaaaAGCCCTTCTAGAACTGAGCCGCCCCATCGGTTCACCGGAACCTGTCCCCCCAACGCCGGAAGAGGGAGGAGATATGCCGCGCATCGACGCATTCTGTGGAAAACTCAGACGCAGCATCCGCAGGG CTGTTCTGGAGACTGTTTCTCTGGAGAAGTTCCTCCCAGAGTCTAACCCTCAAGTCAGCGAGGACCGCGTCCCCCTGACAGAGTCCCCCTGTCGCTCCCCCTCTACACCCAGACACATGCGATACAGACAGTCTGGAGGTTCCACGGGGGAAAACAATCGTGGTACTATGTCACCAGCCTCAGCCTTCGCTATTGCCACGGCAGCCGCCGGACATGGCAGTTCCCAGG GTTTCAATAATAGTGAGAGGACTTGTGACAAGGAGTTTATCATCCGTAGAGCTGCTACCAACAGAGTCCTCAACGTACTGCGTCACTGGGTCTCCAAGCACTCACAG GACTTTGAGATGAACAGTGAGCTGAAGGTGGGTGTGATGGCCCTGCTGGAGGAGGTGCTACGAGACCCCGACCTGCTGCCTCAAGAGAGGAAAGCCACTGGAAACATTCTAAG TGCCCTTTCTCAAGATGAACAAGATGATGCTCAACTCAAGATAGAAGACATCCTACAGACA GCGGAGTGTCCCAAAGCAGAGTGTTTTGAGTCTCTGTCTGCGATGGAGCTGGCTGAACAGATCACCCTCCTCGACCACATTGTGTTCAGGAGCATCCCTTACGA AGAGTTTCTGGGCCAGGGCTGGATGAAGCTGGACAAGTCAGAGAGAACTCCATACATCATGAAGACCAGTCAGCACTTTAACGAT ATGAGTAACCTGGTAGCGTCTCAGATCATTGCCCATACAGACGTGGGCTCCAGGGCTAACTCCATAGAGAAGTGGTTGGCAGTTGCTGATATCTGTCGCTGCCTTAACAACTATAACGGAGTTCTAGAGATCACCTCAGCTCTCAACCGTAGCGCCATCTACAGGCTGAAGAAGACATGGGCCAAAGTCTGCAAACAGACCAAGTCACTGATGGACAGGCTGCAGAAGACAGTGTCATCAGAGGGCCGGTTCAAGAACCTGAGAGAAACCCTGAAAAA CTGCAACCCTCCCTGTGTGCCCTACCTGGGGATGTACCTGACTGACCTGGCCTTCATCGAAGAGGGAACGCCCAACTTCACCGAGGAGGGACTCGTCAACTTCTCCAAGATGAGGATG ATTTCTCACATCATCAGAGAGATCCGTCAGTTCCAGGGTGCGCCCTACAGGATAGAGCACCAAGCCAAG GTAACTCAGTTCCTGCTGGATAAGACTCTGGTGATGGACGAGGACACGCTGTATGAGCTGTCCCTGAAGATTGAACCCCGCATCCCTCCTGGctaa
- the LOC115159279 gene encoding ras-specific guanine nucleotide-releasing factor 2-like isoform X2, producing the protein MQKSVRYNEGHALYLSLVARKEGTKRGILSKKTTENSRWNDKYFALYQNVLFYFENDQSTRPSGIYLLEGCTCERVPAPKGATVSKDMVDKQQHYFLVVFGHDGQKPLELRTEEESDCKKWVESIQQASYSDIIIEREVLMQKYIHLVQIMETEKVAANQLRTQLEDQDTEIERLKAEIVLLNKAKERMLPYQTNQEEEDPDIKKIKKVQSFMRGWLCRRKWKIIVQDYICSPHAENMRKRNHIVFNMVEAETEYVCQLSVLVNFFLRPLRMAASSKKPPISHDDVSSIFLNSETIMFLHEIFHQGLKARIANWPTLVLADLFDILLPMLNIYQEFVRNHQYSLQVLANCKQNRDLDKLLKQYEANAACEGRMLETFLTYPMFQIPRYIITLHELLAHTPHEHVERKSLEFAKSKLEELSKMMHDEVSDTENIRKNLAIERMIVEGCDILLDTSQTFVRQGSLIQLPSSSERGMLSKVRLGSLSLRKEGERQCFLFTKHFLVCTRTSGGKLHLLKQGGVLSLIECTLVEELDANDEDYNAGGQGFNHLEFKIVVEPPDGPAFSVVLLAPSRQEKAAWTSDISQCIDNIRCNGLMTSVFEENSKVTVPHMIKSDARLHKDDVDICFSKTLNSCKVPQIRYASVERLLERLTDLRFLSIDFLNTFLHTYRIFTTAAVVMDKLADIYKKPFTSIPVRVQYHSSDRLSITSLCPDYSLKITRLALDQKESLELFFATNQGTWGGEHLNNKSPRLCRKFSSPPPLTIPSRTSSPVHSRKLSLSSPVSSKVGVLDLSTPSSSAANSPTSSHPPSISSPPPNATKPPSGFSSPPPTSTRAPSGFSSPPPTCTRAPSLPTVLGVSTSPPTTTKALLELSRPIGSPEPVPPTPEEGGDMPRIDAFCGKLRRSIRRAVLETVSLEKFLPESNPQVSEDRVPLTESPCRSPSTPRHMRYRQSGGSTGENNRGTMSPASAFAIATAAAGHGSSQGFNNSERTCDKEFIIRRAATNRVLNVLRHWVSKHSQDFEMNSELKVGVMALLEEVLRDPDLLPQERKATGNILSALSQDEQDDAQLKIEDILQTAECPKAECFESLSAMELAEQITLLDHIVFRSIPYEEFLGQGWMKLDKSERTPYIMKTSQHFNDMSNLVASQIIAHTDVGSRANSIEKWLAVADICRCLNNYNGVLEITSALNRSAIYRLKKTWAKVCKQTKSLMDRLQKTVSSEGRFKNLRETLKNCNPPCVPYLGMYLTDLAFIEEGTPNFTEEGLVNFSKMRMISHIIREIRQFQGAPYRIEHQAKVTQFLLDKTLVMDEDTLYELSLKIEPRIPPG; encoded by the exons TTACTCTGACATCATCATTGAGCGCGAGGTCCTGATGCAGAAGTACATCCACCTGGTCCAAATCATGGAGACAGAGAAGGTGGCGGCCAACCAGCTACGCACCCAGCTAGAGGACCaggacacagagatagagaggctGAAAgcagag ATCGTGCTGTTGAACAAGGCCAAGGAGAGAATGCTGCCTTACCAGACCaaccaggaggaggaggacccAGACATTAAAAAGATCAAAAAGGTCCAGAGTTTCATGCGAGGCTGGCTGTGTCGGAGGAAGTGGAAGATCATCGTCCAGGACTACATCTGTTCCCCCCACGCTGAGAACATGAGGAAGAGGAACCACATTGTGTTCAACATGGTGGAGGCAGAGACCGAGTACGTCTGCCAGCTCTCTGTCCTGGTCAACTTCTTCCTCAGGCCGCTACGTATGGCAGCCAGCTCCAAGAAACCTCCCATCAGCCACGATGACGTTAGCAGCATCTTCCTCAACAG TGAGACCATCATGTTCCTCCATGAGATCTTTCATCAGGGCCTGAAGGCTCGGATAGCCAACTGGCCTACTCTGGTGCTGG cGGACCTGTTTGACATCCTGCTGCCCATGCTGAACATCTACCAGGAGTTTGTGAGGAACCACCAGTACAGCCTGCAGGTGCTGGCCAACTGTAAACAGAACAGGGACTTGGACAAGCTGCTGAAGCAGTATGAGGCGAACGCTGCCTGTGAGGGACGCATGCTGGAGACCTTCCTCACGTACCCCATGTTCCAG ATCCCTCGTTACATCATCACTCTCCATGAGCTGCTGGCACACACGCCTCATGAGCACGTGGAGCGCAAGAGCCTGGAGTTCGCCAAGTCCAAACTAGAGGAGCTGTCAAA GATGATGCATGATGAGGTGAGCGATACAGAGAACATTCGTAAGAATCTGGCCATCGAGAGAATGATCGTAGAAGGCTGTGACATATTACTGGATACCAGCCAGACCTTTGTCAGACagg GCTCTCTGATCCAGCTCCCATCCAGCAGTGAACGGGGCATGCTCAGTAAGGTCCGTCTGGGCTCTCTGTCCCTCAGGAAGGAAGGAGAACGACagtgcttcctgtttacaaaacACTTCCTTGTCTGCACACGCACCTCCGGGGGAAAGCTGCACCTGCTCAAG CAGGGTGGGGTGTTGTCCCTAATAGAATGTACCCTTGTAGAGGAGCTGGATGCCAACGATGAGGACT ACAATGCAGGAGGTCAGGGTTTCAACCACCTGGAGTTTAAAATCGTGGTGGAACCCCCTGATGGCCCCGCCTTCTCTGTCGTCCTATTGGCTCCCTCTCGCCAGGAGAAAGCTGCCTGGACCAGTGACATCAGTCAG tgtaTAGATAATATCCGCTGTAATGGCCTGATGACCAGCGTATTTGAGGAGAACTCTAAAGTAACTGTGCCGCACATGATCAA GTCGGACGCACGGCTGCACAAAGATGATGTGGACATCTGCTTCAGCAAGACGCTCAACTCCTGCAAGGTCCCCCAGATCCGCTACGCCAGCGTGGAGCGGCTgctggagagactgactgaccTGCGCTTCCTCTCTATCGATTTCCTCAACACCTTCCTCCACACGTACAGGATCTTTACTACCGCTGCTGTGGTCATGGACAAACTGGCCGACATATACAAGAAACCTTTTACCTCTATACCGGTCAG ggttCAGTATCACTCCTCCGATCGTCTGTCCATCACGTCTCTCTGTCCTGACTACAGTCTGAAGATCACACGGCTTGCTCTGGACCAAAAAGA GTCTCTGGAGTTGTTCTTTGCCACCAACCAGGGGACGTGGGGAGGTGAGCACCTCAACAACAAATCTCCCCGTCTCTGCCGCaagttctcctctcctcctcctctcaccatccCCTCCCGCACCTCCTCCCCGGTTCACTCCCGCAaactctcgctctcctccccggTCTCCTCCAAGGTAGGAGTCCTAGACCTCTCCACCCCTTCCTCCTCTGCTGCTAACTCCCCCActtcctctcaccctccctccatctcctctccccctcccaatGCCACCAAGCCCCCTTCAGGgttttcctcccctcctcccacctCCACTCGGGCTCCATCGGGCTTCTCGTCCCCCCCTCCCACCTGCACGCGGGCTCCCAGCCTGCCAACAGTCCTGGGggtctccacctcccctcccaccaccacaaaAGCCCTTCTAGAACTGAGCCGCCCCATCGGTTCACCGGAACCTGTCCCCCCAACGCCGGAAGAGGGAGGAGATATGCCGCGCATCGACGCATTCTGTGGAAAACTCAGACGCAGCATCCGCAGGG CTGTTCTGGAGACTGTTTCTCTGGAGAAGTTCCTCCCAGAGTCTAACCCTCAAGTCAGCGAGGACCGCGTCCCCCTGACAGAGTCCCCCTGTCGCTCCCCCTCTACACCCAGACACATGCGATACAGACAGTCTGGAGGTTCCACGGGGGAAAACAATCGTGGTACTATGTCACCAGCCTCAGCCTTCGCTATTGCCACGGCAGCCGCCGGACATGGCAGTTCCCAGG GTTTCAATAATAGTGAGAGGACTTGTGACAAGGAGTTTATCATCCGTAGAGCTGCTACCAACAGAGTCCTCAACGTACTGCGTCACTGGGTCTCCAAGCACTCACAG GACTTTGAGATGAACAGTGAGCTGAAGGTGGGTGTGATGGCCCTGCTGGAGGAGGTGCTACGAGACCCCGACCTGCTGCCTCAAGAGAGGAAAGCCACTGGAAACATTCTAAG TGCCCTTTCTCAAGATGAACAAGATGATGCTCAACTCAAGATAGAAGACATCCTACAGACA GCGGAGTGTCCCAAAGCAGAGTGTTTTGAGTCTCTGTCTGCGATGGAGCTGGCTGAACAGATCACCCTCCTCGACCACATTGTGTTCAGGAGCATCCCTTACGA AGAGTTTCTGGGCCAGGGCTGGATGAAGCTGGACAAGTCAGAGAGAACTCCATACATCATGAAGACCAGTCAGCACTTTAACGAT ATGAGTAACCTGGTAGCGTCTCAGATCATTGCCCATACAGACGTGGGCTCCAGGGCTAACTCCATAGAGAAGTGGTTGGCAGTTGCTGATATCTGTCGCTGCCTTAACAACTATAACGGAGTTCTAGAGATCACCTCAGCTCTCAACCGTAGCGCCATCTACAGGCTGAAGAAGACATGGGCCAAAGTCTGCAAACAGACCAAGTCACTGATGGACAGGCTGCAGAAGACAGTGTCATCAGAGGGCCGGTTCAAGAACCTGAGAGAAACCCTGAAAAA CTGCAACCCTCCCTGTGTGCCCTACCTGGGGATGTACCTGACTGACCTGGCCTTCATCGAAGAGGGAACGCCCAACTTCACCGAGGAGGGACTCGTCAACTTCTCCAAGATGAGGATG ATTTCTCACATCATCAGAGAGATCCGTCAGTTCCAGGGTGCGCCCTACAGGATAGAGCACCAAGCCAAG GTAACTCAGTTCCTGCTGGATAAGACTCTGGTGATGGACGAGGACACGCTGTATGAGCTGTCCCTGAAGATTGAACCCCGCATCCCTCCTGGctaa
- the LOC115159279 gene encoding ras-specific guanine nucleotide-releasing factor 2-like isoform X1 translates to MQKSVRYNEGHALYLSLVARKEGTKRGILSKKTTENSRWNDKYFALYQNVLFYFENDQSTRPSGIYLLEGCTCERVPAPKGATVSKDMVDKQQHYFLVVFGHDGQKPLELRTEEESDCKKWVESIQQASYSDIIIEREVLMQKYIHLVQIMETEKVAANQLRTQLEDQDTEIERLKAEIVLLNKAKERMLPYQTNQEEEDPDIKKIKKVQSFMRGWLCRRKWKIIVQDYICSPHAENMRKRNHIVFNMVEAETEYVCQLSVLVNFFLRPLRMAASSKKPPISHDDVSSIFLNSETIMFLHEIFHQGLKARIANWPTLVLADLFDILLPMLNIYQEFVRNHQYSLQVLANCKQNRDLDKLLKQYEANAACEGRMLETFLTYPMFQIPRYIITLHELLAHTPHEHVERKSLEFAKSKLEELSKMMHDEVSDTENIRKNLAIERMIVEGCDILLDTSQTFVRQGSLIQLPSSSERGMLSKVRLGSLSLRKEGERQCFLFTKHFLVCTRTSGGKLHLLKQGGVLSLIECTLVEELDANDEDYNAGGQGFNHLEFKIVVEPPDGPAFSVVLLAPSRQEKAAWTSDISQCIDNIRCNGLMTSVFEENSKVTVPHMIKSDARLHKDDVDICFSKTLNSCKVPQIRYASVERLLERLTDLRFLSIDFLNTFLHTYRIFTTAAVVMDKLADIYKKPFTSIPVRSLELFFATNQGTWGGEHLNNKSPRLCRKFSSPPPLTIPSRTSSPVHSRKLSLSSPVSSKVGVLDLSTPSSSAANSPTSSHPPSISSPPPNATKPPSGFSSPPPTSTRAPSGFSSPPPTCTRAPSLPTVLGVSTSPPTTTKALLELSRPIGSPEPVPPTPEEGGDMPRIDAFCGKLRRSIRRAVLETVSLEKFLPESNPQVSEDRVPLTESPCRSPSTPRHMRYRQSGGSTGENNRGTMSPASAFAIATAAAGHGSSQGFNNSERTCDKEFIIRRAATNRVLNVLRHWVSKHSQDFEMNSELKVGVMALLEEVLRDPDLLPQERKATGNILSALSQDEQDDAQLKIEDILQTAECPKAECFESLSAMELAEQITLLDHIVFRSIPYEEFLGQGWMKLDKSERTPYIMKTSQHFNDMSNLVASQIIAHTDVGSRANSIEKWLAVADICRCLNNYNGVLEITSALNRSAIYRLKKTWAKVCKQTKSLMDRLQKTVSSEGRFKNLRETLKNCNPPCVPYLGMYLTDLAFIEEGTPNFTEEGLVNFSKMRMISHIIREIRQFQGAPYRIEHQAKVTPATQSINVSSYNPVRTNCLAVLALHLALSQVTQFLLDKTLVMDEDTLYELSLKIEPRIPPG, encoded by the exons TTACTCTGACATCATCATTGAGCGCGAGGTCCTGATGCAGAAGTACATCCACCTGGTCCAAATCATGGAGACAGAGAAGGTGGCGGCCAACCAGCTACGCACCCAGCTAGAGGACCaggacacagagatagagaggctGAAAgcagag ATCGTGCTGTTGAACAAGGCCAAGGAGAGAATGCTGCCTTACCAGACCaaccaggaggaggaggacccAGACATTAAAAAGATCAAAAAGGTCCAGAGTTTCATGCGAGGCTGGCTGTGTCGGAGGAAGTGGAAGATCATCGTCCAGGACTACATCTGTTCCCCCCACGCTGAGAACATGAGGAAGAGGAACCACATTGTGTTCAACATGGTGGAGGCAGAGACCGAGTACGTCTGCCAGCTCTCTGTCCTGGTCAACTTCTTCCTCAGGCCGCTACGTATGGCAGCCAGCTCCAAGAAACCTCCCATCAGCCACGATGACGTTAGCAGCATCTTCCTCAACAG TGAGACCATCATGTTCCTCCATGAGATCTTTCATCAGGGCCTGAAGGCTCGGATAGCCAACTGGCCTACTCTGGTGCTGG cGGACCTGTTTGACATCCTGCTGCCCATGCTGAACATCTACCAGGAGTTTGTGAGGAACCACCAGTACAGCCTGCAGGTGCTGGCCAACTGTAAACAGAACAGGGACTTGGACAAGCTGCTGAAGCAGTATGAGGCGAACGCTGCCTGTGAGGGACGCATGCTGGAGACCTTCCTCACGTACCCCATGTTCCAG ATCCCTCGTTACATCATCACTCTCCATGAGCTGCTGGCACACACGCCTCATGAGCACGTGGAGCGCAAGAGCCTGGAGTTCGCCAAGTCCAAACTAGAGGAGCTGTCAAA GATGATGCATGATGAGGTGAGCGATACAGAGAACATTCGTAAGAATCTGGCCATCGAGAGAATGATCGTAGAAGGCTGTGACATATTACTGGATACCAGCCAGACCTTTGTCAGACagg GCTCTCTGATCCAGCTCCCATCCAGCAGTGAACGGGGCATGCTCAGTAAGGTCCGTCTGGGCTCTCTGTCCCTCAGGAAGGAAGGAGAACGACagtgcttcctgtttacaaaacACTTCCTTGTCTGCACACGCACCTCCGGGGGAAAGCTGCACCTGCTCAAG CAGGGTGGGGTGTTGTCCCTAATAGAATGTACCCTTGTAGAGGAGCTGGATGCCAACGATGAGGACT ACAATGCAGGAGGTCAGGGTTTCAACCACCTGGAGTTTAAAATCGTGGTGGAACCCCCTGATGGCCCCGCCTTCTCTGTCGTCCTATTGGCTCCCTCTCGCCAGGAGAAAGCTGCCTGGACCAGTGACATCAGTCAG tgtaTAGATAATATCCGCTGTAATGGCCTGATGACCAGCGTATTTGAGGAGAACTCTAAAGTAACTGTGCCGCACATGATCAA GTCGGACGCACGGCTGCACAAAGATGATGTGGACATCTGCTTCAGCAAGACGCTCAACTCCTGCAAGGTCCCCCAGATCCGCTACGCCAGCGTGGAGCGGCTgctggagagactgactgaccTGCGCTTCCTCTCTATCGATTTCCTCAACACCTTCCTCCACACGTACAGGATCTTTACTACCGCTGCTGTGGTCATGGACAAACTGGCCGACATATACAAGAAACCTTTTACCTCTATACCGGTCAG GTCTCTGGAGTTGTTCTTTGCCACCAACCAGGGGACGTGGGGAGGTGAGCACCTCAACAACAAATCTCCCCGTCTCTGCCGCaagttctcctctcctcctcctctcaccatccCCTCCCGCACCTCCTCCCCGGTTCACTCCCGCAaactctcgctctcctccccggTCTCCTCCAAGGTAGGAGTCCTAGACCTCTCCACCCCTTCCTCCTCTGCTGCTAACTCCCCCActtcctctcaccctccctccatctcctctccccctcccaatGCCACCAAGCCCCCTTCAGGgttttcctcccctcctcccacctCCACTCGGGCTCCATCGGGCTTCTCGTCCCCCCCTCCCACCTGCACGCGGGCTCCCAGCCTGCCAACAGTCCTGGGggtctccacctcccctcccaccaccacaaaAGCCCTTCTAGAACTGAGCCGCCCCATCGGTTCACCGGAACCTGTCCCCCCAACGCCGGAAGAGGGAGGAGATATGCCGCGCATCGACGCATTCTGTGGAAAACTCAGACGCAGCATCCGCAGGG CTGTTCTGGAGACTGTTTCTCTGGAGAAGTTCCTCCCAGAGTCTAACCCTCAAGTCAGCGAGGACCGCGTCCCCCTGACAGAGTCCCCCTGTCGCTCCCCCTCTACACCCAGACACATGCGATACAGACAGTCTGGAGGTTCCACGGGGGAAAACAATCGTGGTACTATGTCACCAGCCTCAGCCTTCGCTATTGCCACGGCAGCCGCCGGACATGGCAGTTCCCAGG GTTTCAATAATAGTGAGAGGACTTGTGACAAGGAGTTTATCATCCGTAGAGCTGCTACCAACAGAGTCCTCAACGTACTGCGTCACTGGGTCTCCAAGCACTCACAG GACTTTGAGATGAACAGTGAGCTGAAGGTGGGTGTGATGGCCCTGCTGGAGGAGGTGCTACGAGACCCCGACCTGCTGCCTCAAGAGAGGAAAGCCACTGGAAACATTCTAAG TGCCCTTTCTCAAGATGAACAAGATGATGCTCAACTCAAGATAGAAGACATCCTACAGACA GCGGAGTGTCCCAAAGCAGAGTGTTTTGAGTCTCTGTCTGCGATGGAGCTGGCTGAACAGATCACCCTCCTCGACCACATTGTGTTCAGGAGCATCCCTTACGA AGAGTTTCTGGGCCAGGGCTGGATGAAGCTGGACAAGTCAGAGAGAACTCCATACATCATGAAGACCAGTCAGCACTTTAACGAT ATGAGTAACCTGGTAGCGTCTCAGATCATTGCCCATACAGACGTGGGCTCCAGGGCTAACTCCATAGAGAAGTGGTTGGCAGTTGCTGATATCTGTCGCTGCCTTAACAACTATAACGGAGTTCTAGAGATCACCTCAGCTCTCAACCGTAGCGCCATCTACAGGCTGAAGAAGACATGGGCCAAAGTCTGCAAACAGACCAAGTCACTGATGGACAGGCTGCAGAAGACAGTGTCATCAGAGGGCCGGTTCAAGAACCTGAGAGAAACCCTGAAAAA CTGCAACCCTCCCTGTGTGCCCTACCTGGGGATGTACCTGACTGACCTGGCCTTCATCGAAGAGGGAACGCCCAACTTCACCGAGGAGGGACTCGTCAACTTCTCCAAGATGAGGATG ATTTCTCACATCATCAGAGAGATCCGTCAGTTCCAGGGTGCGCCCTACAGGATAGAGCACCAAGCCAAGGTAACACCCGCCACACAGTCAATCAATGTTTCTAGCTACAACCCTGTTAGAACTAACTGCCTCGCCGTGCTtgctctccatctcgctctctcccagGTAACTCAGTTCCTGCTGGATAAGACTCTGGTGATGGACGAGGACACGCTGTATGAGCTGTCCCTGAAGATTGAACCCCGCATCCCTCCTGGctaa